From a region of the Bacteroidia bacterium genome:
- the bshC gene encoding bacillithiol biosynthesis cysteine-adding enzyme BshC translates to MPSLGAYPLLSYMPSLPGLTAAYLKGDRTISGLFPSTGSMAQWKEIASRCRLPAEVRETLVRVIREQYRGLPVSHATEKNISLLESDSTYTVCTGHQCCLFSGPLYLPGKLLNLLRLAAHLRENALSVVPVFWMHTEDHDVAEIDHVYIGDKEIRWENSGTGPAGKIALHSIDNVIREVEALCGPSVGEILKRHYTDGRSLGDATRSFINELFGDFGLIILDPADSRLKSYFREQFRKEITGGQVYRSLSETNSRLRQLGYEPAVNPREINIFYMKPASRERLRREGERFHAGDVSWTEQELLNELEKNPERFSPNVALRAVYQQHILPNIAYIGGPGEVAYWLQFGELLKSFECNIPALILRNSFFLLSEKQLGHVRAAGLEAADLLRPLDDLIRRKMDTPDLSSYRKALEKLMEEVALLAGTADATLKASVAAETVKMQKSLDQIEGRMLRALKQKEEVTVNRLRSLKESLFPGGVPMERRENFLPYFSAYHPAFFGTLMGYFEPVPEHCLFISLTSLK, encoded by the coding sequence ATGCCTTCCCTGGGCGCCTATCCTCTGTTATCCTACATGCCTTCATTGCCGGGGCTTACCGCAGCCTATCTGAAGGGAGACCGCACCATATCCGGTCTGTTCCCGTCTACAGGCAGTATGGCGCAATGGAAAGAGATCGCCTCGCGCTGCAGATTGCCGGCGGAGGTTAGAGAAACACTCGTGCGTGTGATCCGGGAACAATACAGGGGACTTCCTGTTTCTCACGCAACCGAAAAAAATATTTCCCTGCTGGAATCGGATTCGACCTATACCGTTTGTACGGGGCACCAGTGTTGCCTTTTTTCAGGCCCCTTGTATTTACCCGGAAAACTCCTCAATCTCCTCCGGCTGGCAGCACATCTTCGGGAAAATGCTCTGTCAGTAGTTCCTGTTTTCTGGATGCATACCGAGGATCACGATGTGGCGGAGATCGATCATGTTTACATCGGCGATAAAGAAATACGCTGGGAAAATTCGGGAACCGGACCCGCCGGAAAAATTGCACTTCATTCTATTGACAATGTGATCAGGGAAGTTGAAGCGCTATGCGGACCATCTGTTGGTGAAATCCTGAAAAGGCATTATACAGACGGAAGGAGTCTGGGAGATGCCACACGTTCATTTATAAATGAGCTTTTCGGAGATTTCGGGCTGATTATTCTTGATCCTGCCGATTCACGGTTGAAATCATACTTTCGGGAACAATTCCGCAAAGAGATTACCGGGGGGCAGGTGTATCGATCTTTGTCGGAGACCAATTCCCGCCTCCGCCAACTCGGATATGAGCCCGCAGTAAATCCCCGGGAGATTAATATTTTTTACATGAAGCCGGCTTCACGGGAACGTTTGCGCCGGGAGGGCGAACGGTTTCATGCCGGTGACGTCTCCTGGACTGAGCAGGAATTGCTGAATGAGCTGGAGAAAAATCCGGAGCGCTTTTCTCCGAATGTTGCGCTTCGGGCTGTTTATCAGCAGCACATTCTGCCAAACATTGCTTACATAGGTGGCCCCGGCGAAGTGGCCTACTGGTTGCAGTTCGGTGAACTGCTGAAGTCGTTTGAATGCAATATTCCCGCACTCATTTTACGAAATAGTTTTTTTCTTCTTTCAGAAAAGCAGTTGGGTCATGTTCGTGCGGCAGGATTGGAAGCGGCGGATCTGCTACGGCCCCTGGACGACCTGATACGGAGAAAAATGGACACGCCCGATCTTTCCTCTTACCGGAAAGCGTTGGAGAAACTTATGGAAGAGGTGGCATTGCTTGCCGGTACAGCCGACGCCACCCTGAAAGCCTCCGTGGCAGCAGAAACCGTTAAAATGCAAAAATCACTGGATCAGATAGAGGGCCGGATGTTAAGGGCGCTTAAACAGAAAGAAGAAGTGACAGTGAACCGCCTGAGAAGCCTGAAGGAAAGCCTGTTTCCCGGTGGGGTACCCATGGAGCGCCGGGAGAATTTCCTGCCCTATTTTTCAGCATATCACCCTGCTTTTTTTGGTACCTTAATGGGGTATTTTGAACCGGTACCGGAACATTGTCTCTTTATATCATTAACTTCCCTGAAATAA